In the genome of Chaetodon auriga isolate fChaAug3 chromosome 15, fChaAug3.hap1, whole genome shotgun sequence, one region contains:
- the pigw gene encoding phosphatidylinositol-glycan biosynthesis class W protein, whose product MTMSQRELKEAFVSNLNGTSLQEVALGSFLTPLCLISRGLILILYHQAKGTLPLPLPLISHLLLDFSLLILPLVLSCTLLSSTLHLVIIGLTLVSACVFCYIYYTNSSPSAQHPHSTVSTFLQSHIEFNQVPFVTIFRVFVNVKTAISILAVDFSVFPRRYAKTETYGTGVMDFGVGAYVFANALVCPEARRKNISGSRMNHIKKQLLSVWPLVVLGMGRLVSVKMAGYQEHVTEYGIHWNFFFTLAVVRVVASIILTVLPASQSWVFALLISGFYQYTLETSGLKTFIIHNNDREKDFLHANKEGIISVVGYVAIYMAGVQVGVYVMQPRSQVRQWLKALLNILLGSVVLYAALYPCQTLVEPVSRRLANLPFCIWCVAQSLFFMSLLGMADMVLLFSKRTSGCFFVPSSWNLCKKQSDSVSDKKTGEIERHCLVQAVSRNQLLFFLLANVLTGLTNSIVDTLTCSSIFSVCVLLLYMIMNCFVIHVLHFCGITVKFW is encoded by the exons ATG ACGATGTCTCAGAGGGAACTGAAGGAAGCATTTGTCAGTAATCTCAATGGGACCAGTCTGCAGGAGGTGGCACTGGGCTCATTTCTCACCCCACTGTGCCTCATCAGCAGAGGACTCATTCTGATCCTCTACCATCAGGCCAAAGGGACTCTTCCTCTGCCACTTCCCCTGATCTCTCACCTGCTTCTAGACTTCTCTTTGCTTATTCTCCCCCTCGTCCTATCGTGCACACTTCTGAGCAGCACTCTTCACTTGGTCATCATAGGTCTCACCTTGGTttcagcttgtgtgttttgctaTATCTATTATACCAACAGCAGTCCTTCTGCTCAGCACCCACACAGCACTGTCAGCACCTTCCTTCAGAGTCACATTGAGTTCAACCAGGTTCCCTTTGTGACAATCTTCcgtgtgtttgtaaatgtgaaaacagccatCAGCATTCTTGCCGTTGACTTTAGTGTCTTCCCAAGGCGATATGCTAAAACAGAAACCTATGGGACAGGGGTTATGGACTTTGGGGTCGGAGCATACGTCTTTGCAAATGCTCTCGTCTGTCCTGAGGCACGCAGGAAGAACATCTCGGGATCCAGGATGAATCATATCAAAAAGCAGCTCCTCTCCGTCTGGCCCCTGGTCGTTCTTGGTATGGGAAGGCTGGTGAGTGTCAAAATGGCCGGCTACCAGGAGCATGTGACAGAATATGGCATCCACTGGAATTTCTTCTTCACACTAGCTGTCGTCAGAGTCGTGGCTTCTATAATTTTGACTGTTTTACCAGCCAGTCAGTCGTGGGTTTTTGCTCTTCTGATCAGCGGATTTTATCAGTACACTTTGGAGACATCCGGGCTGAAGACCTTCATAATCCACaacaatgacagagaaaaggacTTTCTGCATGCTAACAAGGAGGGCATAATCTCTGTGGTAGGCTATGTAGCTATCTACATGGCAGGAGTTCAGGTGGGAGTCTATGTGATGCAACCAAGATCCCAGGTTAGGCAGTGGCTCAAAGCACTGTTGAACATCTTGTTGGGAAGTGTTGTCCTGTACGCTGCTTTGTACCCATGTCAGACACTCGTGGAGCCAGTGTCTCGCCGCTTAGCTAATTTACCTTTCTGCATTTGGTGTGTTGctcagtctttgttttttatgtcaTTGCTTGGTATGGCTGACATGGTTTTACTGTTTTCCAAAAGAACATCAGGCTGCTTCTTTGTACCCTCATCGTGGAATTTGTGTAAAAAACAATCAGACTCTGTCTCTGACAAAAAGACAGGTGAAATAGAAAGACACTGCCTTGTTCAAGCTGTCAGCAGGAATCAGTTGTTATTTTTCTTGCTTGCAAATGTCCTGACAGGTCTGACCAACTCCATAGTGGACACACTTACCTGTAGCAGcatattttcagtgtgtgttttgctgttgtacATGATCATGAATTGCTTTGTAATACATGTTCTGCATTTTTGTGGAATCACAGTAAAATTCTGGTAA
- the ggnbp2 gene encoding gametogenetin-binding protein 2, with protein sequence MARLVAICREGEEDYPFLARQIPLYIDDTLTMVMEFSDSVMDVDSHEINTSQWKQFSEYYSKLKQQDLNIALMVTSREVYSALSQLVPCVGCRRSVERLFSHLVESGNPALEPLTVKPTGMLSVTKACLADVKKLYTLFYVHGSKLNDMIDAIPKSKKNKRCQLHSLDTHKPKPLGGSWMDVWELMSQECRDEVVLIDSACLLETLETYLRKHRFCTDCKNKVLRAYNILVGELDCSKEKGYCANLYEGLCCCPHERHIHVCCETDFIAHLLGRAEPEFAGGYERRERHAKTIDIAQEEVLTCLGIHLCERLHRIWQKLRAEEQTWQILFHLGIDALRKSFEMAVEKMQGISRLEQFVEELSEEERAKELKQEKKRQKRKNRRKNKCGFDMSEQEAEDKEKTLDEGSLESVDGSCKVCGSHDEEEEAGCDESGAANRSTSCSCPDNTKQGLSPHSNVSDYGYSSSMEGSEPGSREGSDIACSEGMCNHDEAGDHSNVHHCAEDKEENGTDSCVDCWLPQSEENTQCKSKKKKRKGKGLCSSQGQKGEPCMPHGNTTGRGPPSSHTCRTKEIFSSLCGDTFAGMALRLPWTVHQKNLRLHASPPEANISLVELLDDSEVTSDEENCLTQDEIQAFLERNQSFYDNRHQYRQLLKEKFTDYCRATEQSKPVCGKWFATTSVN encoded by the exons ATGGCACGTCTAGTAGCAATTTGCAGGGAAGGGGAAGAGGACTACCCATTTCTCGCCCGGCAGATTCCCCTGTATATCGATGATACACTCACG ATGGTGATGGAATTTTCTGATAGTGTCATGGATGTTGACAGCCACGAAATAAACACATCTCAGTGGAAACAGTTTTCTGAG TACTACTCCAAGTTGAAGCAGCAGGACTTGAATATCGCCCTGATGGTGACATCCAGAGAGGTCTACAGTGCATTATCTCAGCTGGTGCCATGCGTGGGCTGCAGACGAAGTGTGGAGCGCCTCTTCTCACATTTAGTGGAATCAGGGAACCCAGCCCTGGAGCCCCTCACCGTGAAACCCACAGGCATGCTCTCTGTCACCAAAGCCTGTTTAGCAGACGTCAAGAAGCTCTACACCCTCTTCTACGTCCATGG GTCAAAATTGAATGACATGATTGATGCCATTCCAAAGAGTAAAAAGAACAAGCGCTGTCAGTTACACTccttggacacacacaagcctaAACCTTTGGG AGGAAGCTGGATGGATGTGTGGGAGCTGATGTCTCAGGAGTGCAGAGATGAAGTGGTCCTCATAGATAGTGCTTGTCTCTTAGAGACACTGGAGACGTATCTGCGTAAACACAG GTTTTGCACTGACTGTAAGAATAAAGTGCTGAGGGCATACAACATCCTTGTGGGGGAGCTGGACTGCAGTAAAGAGAAGGGGTATTGCGCTAACTTGTATGAGGGACTATGCTGTTGCCCCCACGAGCGCCACATCCACGTGTGTTGTGAGACTGACTTCATCGCTCATCTCCTTGGACGGGCAGAGCCTGAATTTGCAGGAGGCTATGA acGCAGAGAGAGACATGCCAAGACCATTGACATTGCACAGGAAGAAGTCCTGACCTGCCTGGGTATTCACCTCTGCGAGCGCCTTCACAGGATCTGGCAGAAACTACGAGCAGAGGAGCAGACCTGGCAGATATTGTTCCATTTGGGAATTGATGCACTACGCAAGAGTTTTGAG ATGGCAGTGGAGAAGATGCAGGGGATCAGTCGACTAGAGCAGTTTGTCGAGGAgctgtctgaggaggagagggccaaagagctgaagcaggagaagaagaggcagaagcGAAAAAATCGACGCAAAAACAAGTGTGGCTTTGACATGTCTGAGCAGGAGGCCGAAGACAAGGAGAAAACTCTGGATGAG GGTTCTCTTGAGTCTGTTGATGGCTCTTGCAAGGTCTGCGGTAGccatgatgaggaggaggaggccggatGTGATGAGAGCGGCGCTGCCAATAGAAGCACTTCCTGTAGCTGCCCAGACAACACCAAACAGG GTTTGTCCCCCCACAGCAATGTTAGTGACTACGGCTACTCCTCAAGTATGGAGGGCAGTGAGCCAGGATCGCGAGAAGGTTCTGATATCGCCTGCTCCGAGGGCATGTGCAACCATGACGAAGCAG GAGATCACTCAAATGTCCATCACTGTGCTGAAGACAAGGAGGAGAATGGAACAGACAGTTGTGTGGACTGCTGGCTGCCACAATCTGAGGAGAACACTCAATGCAAgagtaaaaagaagaaaaggaagggCAAGGGTTTATGCAGCAGTCAG GGACAAAAAGGTGAACCATGTATGCCACATGGGAACACAACAGGCCGCGGTCCACCATCGTCACACACTTGCAGAACCAAAGAAATCTTCTCCTCCTTATGTGGTGATACGTTTGCTGGCATGGCACTACGGTTACCATGGACAGTACATCAAAAGAACCTCCGCCTTCACGCGAGTCCTCCAGAGGCAAACAtcagtctggtggagcttcTG GATGATTCAGAAGTGACTTCAGATGAAGAGAATTGTCTGACGCAAGATGAAATCCAGGCATTTTTAGAAAGAAACCAGTCCTTCTACGACAACCGCCACCAGTACCGACAGCTCCTGAAAGAGAAATTCACCGACTACTGCCGTGCCACTGAGCAGAGTAAGCCAGTCTGTGGAAAGTGGTTTGCCACCACAAGTGTCAACTAA
- the dhrs11a gene encoding dehydrogenase/reductase SDR family member 11a, whose protein sequence is MERWKGRVALVTGASVGIGAAVARALVQQGMRVVGCARNVDKIEKLAAECQSAGYSGTLIPYKCDLSNEEEILSMFSAIKTLHKGVDVCINNAGLAHNEPLLSGKTEGWRNMIDVNILALSICTREAYKSMKERNVDDGHIININSMGGHRVVPSADEHFYCATKYAVTALTEGIRQELREANTHIRATCISPGIVETEFAFRHHNSDPEKAAAVYESIKCLKAEDIASAVTFVLSAPPHVQIGDLQMRSVEQVS, encoded by the exons ATGGAGCGGTGGAAAGGCAGAGTGGCCCTGGTGACCGGAGCCTCGGTGGGGATTGGAGCGGCGGTCGCCCGGGCACTGGTCCAGCAAGGCATGAGGGTTGTCGGCTGTGCCAGGAATGTCGACAAAATAGAG AAGCTGGCAGCAGAGTGTCAGAGTGCAGGCTACAGTGGCACACTGATCCCGTACAAGTGTGACCTGTCCAACGAGGAGGAGATCCTGTCCATGTTTTCTGCAATCAAGACGCTGCACAAGGGTGTGGACGTATGCATCAACAACGCTGGACTGGCCCACAATGAGCCCTTGCTCAGCGGAAAGACGGAGGGCTGGAGGAACATGATCGAT GTAAACATCTTAGCCTTGTCTATCTGCACCCGTGAGGCATACAAATCAATGAAGGAGAGGAATGTGGATGATGGCCACATCATCAATATTAACAG TATGGGTGGGCACAGAGTGGTGCCAAGTGCTGATGAGCATTTCTACTGTGCCACTAAATACGCTGTGACAGCTTTGACTGAGGGGATACGGCAAGAGCTTCGCGAAGCAAACACCCACATCAGAGCCACG TGTATATCTCCTGGAATAGTGGAGACTGAGTTTGCCTTCAGGCACCACAACAGTGATCCAGagaaagcagctgcagtgtaTGAGAGTATCAAA tgtttgaaagcAGAAGACATAGCCAGTGCAGTCACATTTGTCCTCAGTGCCCCTCCTCATGTCCAG ATTGGAGACTTGCAGATGAGGTCAGTGGAGCAGGTGTCATAG
- the LOC143333116 gene encoding sodium- and chloride-dependent GABA transporter ine — protein sequence MVFGSRGATVVTHGADMEEQLDRPTWSRQIEFTLAGIGCAVGLGNVWRFPYLCYRSGGGAFLVPYLLMLVVLGIPLLYMELTVGQYTRRGPVHALAIVCPLLKGVGMASVAISFIMCTYYNIVITWALYYLFSSFQAPLPWQNCNNTWNSPNCTNHATNSSYSSTASQEFFQYRMLEQTSGVEETGVIRWELFLILLLAWILIYLCIFKGVKSTGKVVYFTALFPYVILIALLINNVQLPGAIDGINFFIVPKWNMLLSVEVWVNAAAQIFNSIGIGFGSLLAMSSYNAFNNNVLKDTLTISIINSLTSILAGFVIFSAFGYMSHLQGIAVEDLAVDGPGLVYVVYPQAFANMPVAQLWAVMFFFMLLCLGLDSEFAMVEVLVTSLMDEFNQRLLKFFKRKELFVLAVCFAAFLFGIPCVMQVGIYVFQLMDHYTAIVSIMFLAFFEVIAICWSYGVARLSSNLEEMTGKRANIFFRLCWLVVDPVLVTVILIFSIIQFKPARYGDYVFPPWAQGVGWVIAMASIIWIPLAALHTMWVLPGSFMQRLKLSFTPYALNEKSKMAYYERGGKNEDQATSSSNDLPEKPPMETMF from the exons ATGG TGTTTGGGTCCAGAGGAGCAACAGTGGTGACACACGGAGCAGACATGGAAGAACAGCTCGACAGACCAACGTGGAGCAGGCAGATTGAGTTCACCCTGGCTGGCATCGGCTGTGCCGTGGGTTTAGGCAACGTTTGGAGGTTCCCTTATCTCTGCTacaggagtggaggag GTGCCTTTCTGGTTCCATACCTGTTGATGCTGGTGGTGTTGGGGATCCCTCTGCTCTACATGGAGCTGACTGTGGGTCAATACACAAGGAGAGGGCCTGTCCATGCCCTGGCTATTGTCTGCCCACTGCTGAAAG gCGTTGGCATGGCCTCGGTGGCCATCTCCTTTATCATGTGCACCTACTACAACATCGTCATCACCTGGGCCCTCTATTATCTCTTCAGCTCCTTCCAGGCACCGCTACCCTGGCAGAACTGCAACAACACCTGGAACTCACCTAACTGTACCAATCACGCCACCAACAGCAGTTATTCCTCCACTGCTAGCCAGGAGTTCTTCCA ATATAGGATGCTGGAGCAGACTAGCGGAGTAGAAGAAACAGGAGTGATCCGCTGGGAGCTTTTTCTTATTCTCCTTCTGGCTTGGATCCTCATTTACCTTTGCATCTTCAAGGGCGTGAAATCAACAGGCaag GTGGTGTACTTCACGGCTCTGTTCCCATATGTTATCCTGATTGCACTGCTGATCAATAATGTGCAGCTTCCTGGAGCGATAGATGGAATAAACTTCTTCATTGTGCCGAAATGGAATATGCTGCTCTCAGTGGAG GTGTGGGTGAATGCTGCAGCTCAGATCTTCAACTCCATCGGGATTGGTTTTGGCTCCCTCTTGGCCATGTCGAGCTACAACGCCTTCAACAATAACGTTCTGAA GGACACCCTGACTATATCCATCATCAACTCCCTCACCAGCATCCTGGCaggttttgtcattttctctgcctttgGATACATGTCCCACCTGCAGGGCATCGCTGTTGAGGATTTGGCTGTGGATG GTCCAGGCCTGGTTTATGTTGTTTACCCCCAAGCCTTTGCCAACATGCCGGTGGCTCAGCTCTGggctgtgatgtttttcttcatgctgCTTTGCCTCGGACTGGACAGCGAG TTTGCAATGGTTGAAGTGCTGGTGACCAGTCTTATGGATGAATTCAACCAGCGTCTGCTCAAGTTTTTCAAGCGGAAGGAACTGTTTGTTCTTGCTGTTTGCTTTGCAGCTTTCCTCTTCGGAATTCCTTGTGTCATGCAG gTGGGGATCTACGTTTTCCAGCTGATGGACCATTACACTGCTATAGTGTCCATCATGTTTCTTGCATTCTTCGAGGTTATTGCCATCTGTTGGAGTTACG GAGTGGCTCGACTTTCAAGCAACCTAGAAGAGATGACGGGAAAACGAGCAAACATCTTCTTCAGACTGTGTTGGCTAGTAGTTGATCCCGTGCTGGTCACT GTTATCCTGATTTTCTCCATCATCCAGTTCAAACCAGCCCGCTATGGGGACTATGTCTTCCCTCCTTGGGCTCAGGGTGTCGGTTGGGTCATTGCCATGGCCTCCATCATATGGATTCCTTTGGCTGCTCTTCACACTATGTGGGTGCTCCCTGGCTCATTCATGCAG AGACTGAAGCTGTCCTTCACACCATATGCACTGAATGAAAAATCAAAGATGGCGTATTatgagaggggaggaaaaaatgaaGATCAAGCCACCAGCTCCAGCAACGATCTACCTGAAAAACCTCCTATGGAGACAATGTTCTGA